Proteins from one Listeria weihenstephanensis genomic window:
- a CDS encoding helix-turn-helix domain-containing protein — translation MKPIGSTLAYLRKNLNMSQRAFKNIKQSTIGNIEVNNTVPRVNTFLDIISELHVSLDEFMFILNGYAYDERTTLFKDVRAMRHSLYAKENVELKHRIEQYVENNPRDMFIQDLKVILDSYIEISESDTYEIDSPKSFAIYDRIEEQKIWTYEQIYVMSKLFYIFPEKRALEIVQRIDKEFEKYNSYENIQGTRIAFLLNAGGYRISKRLYATALPLVEKARDLSYAADNLVTMSFANAEIAKVKHAHGEIEEAQILIDNAIAILSLSKKQQLADDIDHSWRNFITELEAAPVN, via the coding sequence ATGAAACCCATTGGAAGTACGCTCGCTTACCTGCGAAAGAATTTAAACATGAGTCAACGCGCTTTTAAAAACATCAAGCAAAGTACAATCGGCAATATTGAAGTGAATAACACGGTACCGCGCGTGAATACGTTTCTGGATATCATCAGCGAATTGCATGTGAGTTTAGACGAATTTATGTTCATATTAAATGGCTATGCTTATGATGAGCGTACCACACTGTTCAAAGATGTACGTGCCATGCGACATAGTTTGTATGCCAAAGAGAATGTCGAATTGAAACACCGTATAGAACAATACGTAGAGAATAACCCGCGCGACATGTTCATACAAGATTTAAAAGTCATCTTAGATAGTTACATTGAGATAAGCGAGTCGGATACGTATGAAATTGACTCTCCGAAATCGTTTGCTATTTATGATCGTATCGAAGAACAAAAAATATGGACGTATGAACAGATTTACGTCATGTCCAAACTGTTTTACATTTTCCCAGAAAAACGCGCACTGGAAATTGTGCAACGAATCGACAAAGAATTCGAAAAATATAATTCGTATGAGAATATACAAGGCACGCGAATCGCTTTCTTGCTGAATGCTGGTGGCTATCGTATTTCCAAGAGATTGTATGCTACGGCGTTACCGCTTGTCGAAAAAGCCAGAGATTTGTCATATGCAGCCGATAATTTAGTCACCATGTCGTTTGCCAATGCAGAAATAGCAAAAGTGAAGCATGCTCATGGTGAAATAGAAGAGGCGCAAATCTTGATAGACAATGCGATTGCAATTCTGTCATTAAGTAAGAAACAACAATTAGCCGATGATATTGATCATTCTTGGAGGAACTTTATTACCGAATTAGAAGCGGCTCCGGTAAATTGA
- a CDS encoding DNA/RNA non-specific endonuclease, translating to MPRIEIGEVRYFVEQFLRESKRLRDALRDYRKAVAKLVADGEIKGEFVDSAKSYYETVHYPIVDTTIECLSEADRILKKYVQDFEAQVDDAFDSRLDSDKLDALYAEIRRSENLLDDFTHAMDSMTGNLNLGQQIGMKLGLETSMMQIKEEIKILERYLDFEHSHTNVMHDVLSRMYQVKTGVNEILARKAFNATTHTYDSSKMQLGWLNHLVPEKKPKKTYNFDDYTKTLEGSYWILSKKGITNRETAEASIAYNDGLKDGTIKVTSEETGDFMTDYMLDAMKGINTLNPDVPLTKMQSISIVSFVLLGGVAMKSKGIKVPKSNVSKIYSNVKLKGTSSRIVLNDNSHFLSEFELKPNVKYDSKGYMYKTDELSRVKQAKGKLTAVNGTRNTTHQLKAGGEDRIIAPSTQGDHGGHLIATRFNGSPLIDNIVAMNGNVNVSAYKQIENKWAAALSQGKEVIVDIRPEYLGTSKRPVAFNINYSIDGEKVSRRLLNEYGSK from the coding sequence ATGCCACGGATTGAGATTGGGGAAGTACGTTATTTTGTGGAACAGTTTTTAAGAGAAAGTAAACGATTACGAGATGCGTTGCGGGATTACCGGAAAGCCGTCGCGAAGTTAGTGGCGGATGGTGAGATTAAAGGCGAATTTGTCGATAGCGCGAAAAGCTATTATGAAACGGTGCACTATCCCATCGTAGACACGACCATCGAGTGTTTGAGTGAAGCGGATCGGATTTTGAAGAAGTATGTGCAGGACTTTGAAGCGCAGGTGGATGATGCGTTTGACTCGCGATTGGATTCGGATAAATTAGATGCGCTGTATGCGGAAATCAGGCGGTCAGAGAATTTGTTGGATGACTTCACGCACGCGATGGATTCGATGACGGGCAACTTGAACCTTGGGCAACAGATAGGCATGAAGCTGGGACTGGAAACGTCGATGATGCAAATCAAAGAGGAGATCAAGATTTTAGAACGGTATCTGGATTTTGAGCATAGTCATACGAACGTGATGCACGATGTTTTATCGCGGATGTATCAGGTGAAGACGGGCGTGAATGAAATCCTAGCCAGAAAAGCATTCAATGCGACAACACACACCTACGATTCCAGTAAAATGCAATTGGGCTGGCTGAACCATCTAGTACCAGAGAAGAAGCCGAAGAAAACGTATAATTTCGATGATTACACGAAGACGCTGGAAGGTAGCTATTGGATCTTAAGCAAAAAGGGCATCACGAATCGCGAAACCGCAGAAGCAAGCATTGCCTATAATGATGGTTTAAAAGATGGTACAATTAAAGTGACATCCGAAGAAACTGGCGATTTCATGACGGATTATATGCTAGATGCAATGAAGGGTATCAATACACTTAATCCCGATGTACCTTTAACTAAAATGCAGAGTATTTCTATTGTCTCTTTTGTTCTATTAGGCGGAGTAGCTATGAAATCAAAAGGGATTAAGGTGCCTAAAAGCAATGTCAGTAAAATATATAGTAATGTGAAGCTTAAAGGGACATCTAGTAGAATTGTTCTTAATGATAATAGCCATTTTTTGAGTGAATTTGAATTAAAGCCAAATGTTAAGTACGATAGTAAAGGATATATGTATAAGACAGATGAGCTTAGCAGAGTTAAACAAGCTAAAGGTAAACTGACAGCTGTGAACGGTACAAGGAATACCACTCATCAACTTAAGGCGGGTGGAGAAGATCGTATTATAGCTCCTAGTACACAAGGAGATCATGGTGGACATTTAATAGCGACTAGATTTAATGGGTCGCCACTTATTGATAATATTGTTGCCATGAACGGAAATGTAAACGTTAGTGCATATAAGCAAATCGAAAATAAATGGGCAGCTGCGTTATCGCAAGGTAAAGAAGTAATTGTCGATATTAGACCTGAGTATCTTGGTACATCCAAACGACCAGTAGCGTTTAATATCAATTATTCAATAGATGGAGAAAAAGTATCAAGGAGGCTATTAAATGAGTATGGAAGCAAATAA
- a CDS encoding immunity protein YezG family protein, whose amino-acid sequence MSMEANKMETKILDELYQKIATQVIETIPEAWDKFKLYSEVDKYSDSTMFYYYPKNSKEPIYSLDIEDIDGVDEDITQDNLSQLSNLLRDLWEEFIRNEHEPWTNLTFEVDAEGDFTIDYDYTDLDAGKYDHFERVIVWKYEHLGILPKAGRDDELSMVEAYIANKNK is encoded by the coding sequence ATGAGTATGGAAGCAAATAAAATGGAGACTAAAATACTAGACGAATTATATCAAAAGATCGCAACACAGGTCATAGAGACAATACCAGAAGCATGGGATAAATTTAAGCTTTATTCCGAGGTGGATAAATATAGCGATTCAACAATGTTTTACTATTATCCTAAAAATAGTAAGGAACCAATCTATAGTCTGGACATTGAAGACATAGATGGTGTGGATGAAGATATAACACAAGATAATTTAAGCCAATTGAGTAATTTATTGAGAGATTTGTGGGAAGAGTTTATAAGAAATGAACATGAGCCATGGACTAATTTAACATTTGAGGTAGATGCAGAAGGCGATTTCACTATCGATTATGATTATACGGATTTGGATGCGGGTAAATATGATCATTTTGAGAGAGTTATCGTTTGGAAATATGAGCATCTAGGTATCTTGCCTAAAGCTGGGCGGGATGATGAATTGAGTATGGTAGAGGCTTATATTGCGAACAAAAATAAATGA
- a CDS encoding immunity protein YezG family protein: protein MSNENVNSLYQEIATELNMIIPEQWSEVLLYSEVEEHSDATFFY from the coding sequence ATGAGTAATGAAAATGTTAATTCACTTTATCAGGAAATAGCGACAGAACTCAATATGATAATTCCAGAGCAATGGAGTGAGGTTCTATTATATTCAGAGGTGGAAGAACACAGTGACGCAACTTTCTTTTACTAA
- a CDS encoding immunity protein YezG family protein, with amino-acid sequence MYSLDIEDIEGVDVEGVDNGLSNLSDLLRKLWNEFIVNKQETWKSLNFTLNSKGKFNIQYSYEDLEKDGYDYVDRIAIWEYEKLNMLPKPTDISGIELIENYKKKSSKGK; translated from the coding sequence ATATATAGCTTGGATATTGAGGATATAGAGGGTGTAGACGTAGAAGGGGTAGATAACGGTTTGAGCAATTTAAGTGATCTATTAAGAAAACTTTGGAATGAATTTATTGTAAACAAACAAGAAACATGGAAAAGTCTAAACTTCACTTTAAATTCAAAGGGCAAATTTAACATCCAATACAGCTATGAAGATTTAGAGAAAGATGGCTATGATTATGTTGATCGCATAGCTATTTGGGAATATGAGAAATTAAACATGTTACCCAAACCGACTGATATAAGTGGTATAGAACTAATTGAAAACTATAAAAAGAAATCTAGCAAGGGGAAATAG
- a CDS encoding SMI1/KNR4 family protein → MHKIKGFGTLSMQEIIRLEKEMQLKFPEDYKQFLVNKNGGVPAENYLSMIIPSNGEEIVLGALLGVNENDNFDLESWYKEYGDELMESALIIGTEYGSGLFILICEGDQEGIYFWDNGQELEGSSDEENVYKLATPFSTFISGLKPEK, encoded by the coding sequence ATGCATAAAATTAAAGGTTTTGGCACATTGTCAATGCAAGAGATTATTAGGTTAGAAAAAGAGATGCAACTAAAATTTCCAGAAGACTATAAACAATTTTTGGTGAATAAAAATGGTGGGGTTCCAGCAGAAAATTATTTGTCTATGATAATCCCATCTAATGGCGAAGAGATTGTTTTAGGCGCGTTATTGGGAGTTAACGAAAATGATAATTTTGATTTAGAAAGCTGGTATAAAGAGTACGGTGATGAATTGATGGAGTCAGCATTAATCATAGGGACAGAATATGGCTCTGGATTATTTATTCTAATATGTGAAGGGGATCAAGAAGGAATATATTTTTGGGATAATGGGCAAGAATTAGAAGGGTCTAGTGATGAGGAGAATGTTTATAAGTTGGCAACTCCGTTTAGCACTTTTATCTCTGGACTAAAACCAGAAAAATAG
- a CDS encoding immunity protein YezG family protein, with translation MSMEALYQEIANQVNNVIPEDWSRFLLYSEMDQYRGATFFYYYLVEGKDPIYSLDIEDMEHIDMDEVQNGLSNLNGLLRDLWNEFIDNKQEPWKSLNLSLDSEGKFNIQYSYDDLEKDGYDYIERVKIWKYEKLGILPNIKDVSGCKLIEKYKKDASKKK, from the coding sequence ATGAGTATGGAAGCATTGTATCAAGAAATAGCTAATCAAGTGAATAATGTTATTCCAGAGGACTGGAGCCGGTTCTTACTTTACTCTGAAATGGATCAATACAGAGGAGCAACTTTCTTTTATTATTATCTGGTTGAAGGCAAAGATCCCATCTATAGTTTGGATATTGAAGATATGGAGCACATTGATATGGATGAAGTTCAAAATGGACTGAGCAATTTAAATGGATTATTAAGAGATTTATGGAATGAATTTATTGATAATAAACAAGAACCATGGAAAAGTTTAAATCTAAGTCTGGATTCTGAGGGCAAGTTCAATATTCAATACAGCTACGATGACTTGGAGAAGGATGGCTATGATTATATTGAGCGGGTTAAAATTTGGAAGTATGAAAAACTAGGTATCCTGCCTAACATTAAGGATGTAAGTGGTTGCAAGTTAATT